A stretch of the Aegilops tauschii subsp. strangulata cultivar AL8/78 chromosome 4, Aet v6.0, whole genome shotgun sequence genome encodes the following:
- the LOC109776994 gene encoding protein FIZZY-RELATED 2 produces MDHHQHQQPPSPADANSKPPTPSSTHASRHASGAAPSWPPSSAEGAPARGPASSSASSAPATPASRTVYSDRFIPSRTGSNLALFDLAPAPSSSSGSAAAAAPPSPYCALLRAALFGPDTPDRLASSAGASSSSAASPVGSPAGGNIFRFKAEVPRNAKRALFAGGDDQDLLFPGIFTPKGSGPRKIPRSPYKVLDAPALQDDFYLNLVDWSSHNVLSVGLGNCVYLWNACSSKVTKLCDLGADDTVCSVSWAQRGTHLAVGTNQGTVQIWDATRCKRMRTMESHRMRVGALAWNSSLLSSGSRDKNILHHDLRAPEDYVSKLTGHKSEVCGLKWSYDNRQLASGGNDNKLFVWNQHSVQPVLKYTEHTAAVKAIAWSPHLHGLLASGGGTADRCIRFWNTTTNTHLSSMDTGSQVCNLVWSKNVNELVSTHGYSQNQIIVWRYPTMSKLATLTGHTFRVLYLAISPDGQTIVTGAGDETLRFWNVFPSPKSQSSDSLSSIGATSFVRSYIR; encoded by the exons ATGGACCACCACCAGCACCAGCAGCCGCCGTCGCCGGCGGACGCCAATTCGAAGCCGCCGACGCCGTCGAGCACGCACGCCTCGCGCCACGCCTCCGGAGCGGCGCCCTCCTGGCCGCCCTCCTCCGCCGAGGGCGCCCCGGCGCGCGGTCCGGCGTCGTCGTCCGCCTCCTCGGCCCCGGCCACGCCGGCCTCCCGCACCGTCTACAGCGACCGCTTCATCCCCAGCCGCACTGGATCCAACCTCGCGCTCTTCGACCTcgcccccgccccctcctcctcctccggatcTGCCGCCGCGGCCGCGCCCCCCTCGCCCTACTGCGCGCTCCTCCGCGCGGCGCTCTTCGGGCCCGACACGCCCGACCGCCTCGCCTCCTCCGCcggggcctcctcctcctccgcggcctcGCCCGTCGGGTCCCCGGCCGGCGGCAACATATTCCGGTTCAAGGCCGAGGTGCCGCGGAACGCCAAGAGGGCGCTCTTCGCCGGCGGGGACGACCAGGACCTCCTCTTCCCAGGCATCTTCACCCCCAAGGGCTCCGGCCCCAGGAAGATCCCGAGGTCGCCCTACAAG GTGCTGGATGCGCCCGCATTGCAGGACGACTTCTACCTCAACCTCGTGGATTGGTCTTCGCACAATGTCCTCTCGGTCGGATTGGGGAATTGCGTCTACCTGTGGAATGCATGCAGCAGCAAG GTCACCAAGCTCTGCGATTTGGGGGCGGACGACACCGTTTGTTCCGTCAGTTGGGCGCAGCGTGGCACCCACCTTGCTGTAGGGACTAACCAAGGCACCGTCCAG atatGGGATGCAACACGCTGTAAAAGAATGAGAACCATGGAAAGCCATCGCATGCGAGTAGGTGCTCTTGCCTGGAACTCTTCATTGCTTTCTTCTGGCAGTCGTGACAAGAACATCCTTCACCATGATCTCCGTGCTCCGGAGGACTATGTTAGCAAACTCACCGGGCATAAATCTGAG GTCTGTGGGCTCAAGTGGTCTTATGATAACCGCCAGCTTGCATCTGGTGGAAACGACAACAAA CTTTTTGTTTGGAATCAACATTCAGTACAGCCAGTGCTGAAGTATACTGAGCACACAGCAGCTGTGAAAGCTATTGCCTGGTCACCTCATCTACATGGCCTTCTTGCATCTGGTGGTGGAACTGCAGATAGATGCATAAGATTTTGGAATACGACCACAAATACACACTTGAGTTCCATGGATACAGGGAGTCAG GTGTGTAATCTTGTGTGGTCAAAGAACGTGAATGAGCTTGTTAGCACCCACGGATACTCCCAGAATCAGATAATAGTgtggcggtatccaacgatgtcAAAG CTTGCCACGTTGACAGGACATACATTCAGAGTATTATATTTAGCCATCTCCCCTGATGGACAG ACAATTGTTACTGGTGCTGGTGACGAGACGCTCCGGTTTTGGAACGTGTTTCCGTCTCCCAAGTCCCAG AGTTCCGACAGCTTAAGTAGCATTGGAGCGACATCATTTGTTAGGAGCTACATCCGGTGA